The Panulirus ornatus isolate Po-2019 chromosome 46, ASM3632096v1, whole genome shotgun sequence sequence aaaaaaagtgtgagggaTGAGTAGTGGGTTGGGTGAGTTAACATTCAAGATCCTTGACTCACTCTGTCAACTGCAGGGGGTCGTTCACGTAGGTTGACACCAACGGACGAAGGTCAAACACTCCACTGATGGTCACGCCTCCAAGAATAAGGTCCTTGTACAGTGTGAGGTTTGTGTCCTGACTGTTCTTTGCAGCGAAGGGGATTTTTGAGAGAACCTGACAAAAACAAATTTGGATCATATATAACTACATATACATCATCTGGATCATAACTTATTGTGATGATCATATATAACTACATATACATCATCTGGATCATAACTTATTGTGATGATCATATATAACTACATATACATCATCTGGATCATAACTTATTGTGATGATCATATATAACTACATATACATCATCTGGATCATAACTTATTGTGATGATCATATATAACTACATATACATCATCTGGATCATAACTTATTGTGATGATCATTCTTGACTATAAGTGTTTTTTGATTCAGGTCTTCATGATCGGAATTAAAGAGTGAGTGCAAGTGCTTCACAAGTTCTGAAGTCTTTTATCTCATCAACAATATTGTTCATTTATCTAAGATAACTTTTATATCATATCATCAATATTGGTCATCGATCTAGCATAAGTTATCTTCATAATGAAGgcatatgaaaaaataagaaataaaacaaTAGAAAGTAATATACAAAtagctgtaataataataatatacaaatGCCAATTATGTGGACCACAGTAatcatgagtcatgaggaatACAAAGGTAGAATAAGCAAAACATGACAACAGTCTCCTGAGGAAGTTAAATGTGTTGCAAGAGGAAAACAATGCCATTTGATTTACAGAATTTCAGAgaaattcataataataataataataataataataataataataataattcctagTTTCCTGTGTAGCCAGAGAGCACCAGGGATTAACGCAGAATGACCTCATCTATTCACGTCCACTCTCCAGTTACCATTTGCAACGCAGGGAAACCAGAGCCTCACGTCCATAttcaagctccacagacctttccatggtttcctgtaACCAGTTCCTACACCCTGGGTTATCCCACCGACAGCCTGTcgcccctgtacaccacatctctTAAATTCGCTCTCTCCCtttttgcatgcctctcaccctcctgcatattcagggccCGACAACTCGAAAGCATCTTTCaacccatcctttcatctcctatcctgtctttccctcccctacttgttccccccaccctccctgcttctgatacatacatcctatTAGTCAACCTCTCCGctcatcctctcaatatgtccaaacaaCTTCAGCACATGAGGTTCAGCAGTTTCCATcatactctttttactaccacacctgtCTCTTAATGAGATCAACTCCTCACGCaatatgttgtcctcaagcacttcaacaTAAGCTACTggaacttcaaggctgcgctacactcagcagcagggacatcTAGGACTCCGTTGAAGTGAGAGGCTGTTTGACGAGACTTTGTTTCGTCAAACGACAATGATGGAGCCTAAACCATGGTGACTCTCATTCGTGGTGCAACCTGGAGCAGgcgagtatatgtatatatatatatatatatatatatatatatatatatatatatatatatatatatatatatatgtgtgtgtgtgtgtgtgtgtgtgtgtgtgtgtgtgtgtgtgtgtgtgtgtgtgtgtgtgtgatgcacgaCAATGTCAAATGAAAGTCTAAATCTCCCACCTGTGTGATAAGCTGTCCACCAGCAGACCAGCCCGCTAAGAACACACCCTTGCTCCCTCTCTCGCGGGCCAACTTGCACGTCCATATTACAGCGGCTTCCACCTCAGCCACAATCTTCTCCACACTCACTGTTGATAAGGTAACTGTCAATAACTTTACTGCAAAGACTGTGacgatataacacacacacacacacttgattgtTTGTTGCTACCACAGGTggacaggaaatggtgaacaattaTGGAAATATAAGGACAACAAAAGAGAAAGAAGTAAGTAATCCTTCTTGATAGTGAAATACAGATGCTAGATAGTATCAAGTGCTATTTTCTCATTTGCTTGTGTTCTTTACTTTGTAAGGATTAGAACCTTCAGTTACGTAAGACTGATACAAAGTATATACCACTACATGACCTTCCATGATGTGCCTAGGATCGCTGACTATGAATCGCGCACAGGCCTGCCTGGGTTCAAATTCTGGGCAGGCAGTCAACTCACAACCACCTCAGCCATGTCTCCTGCCCTCAGAACTGGGTGATAAATAGTTGCCTAGCGTAggctaaggtgtatatatatatatatatatatatatatatatatatatatatatatatatatatatatatatatatatatatatatatattcttatgagtccacggggaaaatgaaacacgaaaagttcccaagtgcaatttcgtgtaataatcacatcatcaggggagacacaagagagaaatataagtcagttgatatacatcgaagagacgaagctaggacgccatttggtaaacatgtgattgtccaaaacatacaacgagcgttcataaacatcattttacaaatcttatcaacaataaagttatctaatttgtacagaccatcactaatattaagattataattctttgtgtatttaataatagaagattcaatgatatttctcttggtaatagagttagagttaacaactgagatggcgttactccagtcaatacaatgatcatagtttttaacatgattaaacaaggcatatatatatatatatatatatatatatatatatatatatatatatatatatatatatatatatatatatatatatatatatgtgtgtgtgtgtgtgtgtgtgtgtgtgtgtgtaaagagagagagagagagagagagagagagagagagagagagagagagagagagagagagagagagagagagagagagagagagagagagagagtgttaatgggatggccttgattagggccacagTTGCCCGTGCTGCcccagataaatgaataaataaataaataaagttcaGGGGTTGAATGATCCATCTCTTTAGTTCACGGTGATCAGAAATCTGAAATAAAATTAATCCTTCCTTGTAATAATACTTTGCTAGACACCATTAAAGGGGTAGAATTCTACTTGGATTAcaaattttattcattttttttttgtgcgtcttgagcaaaaatggatgtgttagTTTCTTATTCATACTGTGTGGGTTTGGGTCAAAATGACATGAAACAAGATTCTCGacgaacacatacacagccaAGACTCCCGCCAACAGCTTAAACTCAAGTCCACCCACACTTCCTCCTGAGGATGTAATCATCAATGATAGACGAAAAGAAGTACAGTCTTGTGGAGAGGGCtccgaaggagtccatcctttctctGCTACTAAATATAACGCGGCCCAGAAACGGAGGCAGCTTCTGAAAATTACGGGATGAGCGGGTCACCGGAGCAAAAACCAGTGACGTAAAGGCAACGACTCAAGCAGCATACTGCAGGTCTTCTGTATAAAGCAAGTCTGTGCTCCCACCTTGAACGCTGTAGCCTCGCCACATCACTACCCACCTTGAGGTGCTAGGTCGTACCCGACCACGACCGTGACGACTCCTGCTTGGTACAACGGCTCCACCATGTATGCTGACACGTCCTTAGATACCTGTTGCCAGTACCCACCATGGACGTATGCAAGCACAGCACTCGCTGTGGACACACAAAGTTAAATGTCAAGCTGTCTTATGACGCAAAGCCAGTATCTTGTCATTAGCATGTCCATAATCAGAGAAGGAGGCAGATCCTTCAAGGCTACCTACCATCCACACTTCAGCGATGCTGACAAATTAGATCAATTCGACTGTcatataactcatatatatatatatatatatatatatatatatatatatatatatatatatatatatatatataagcaaacatTTCGGCAAAATAAATTCTAGTCATAGGTCTACATTGGTTGGTCTAGGTTTAATAATAATATGTACGTAATTTGATTTGTTGTAAGTGTATCGCCAAGTTCCAACATTAAATTATAAGCAATTAtggtaaaaagaagaaaactgttaACAATGTTCCCAACACACAAGGTTGTCGGTGGCCCCAAGGCCACGGATAACAGGCCACTAATCTCAATTGCCAATGGGCCCGCATAAACCTAATTTAGCTTTAAATGAAGTGACGAAACTGAATTCAGTGGCAGTTCAAGCATCTTTGTGGCCCATAATATTTTCAGAGGACGAGCTTCATATCTGCTAGAAACACTGTTCTTTCCCGTTATTTTAAGAGCTAGAACTTAATAATAACcgtgttttatcttttttctctcaaacTGCAGAAGCAAACGAGAAACGTTttcattcaaatatttttttattcataaccGAGATAAAATGAATATAGGTATTTCCCACTTATCTTGAACTGAGAAAGGAGAGGAAACACTCGCTTTATACGACTAAGTTTCGGCTTTTAGTGAATTTATTTTCCATGTTTTATACCAATCgtacaaaaataatttttttttctaatggaaATGAGGCCCAGTTAATTAAGCTAAGAGGCTAACCCGCCACTGAATGAATTACATCTTGATGAGAAATTCTTACAGAAAAAGTTTAAAACATGAAGAGCCATGCCAAATAATGCCTTTACCTTGGGGCAGGTCCTCGCCGAAGACGTCCAGCTTAGCGAGGGGCCCCTCAGCGTAGCTGATATTTAGGCGGTGCTTAACGGCTCGCTTGGCAGCCTGTGAGCGTTCCTGGGTCACCCTCAGGTCAGCGCTGATGATCTCTTCGGCTGAGAGTCGCTTAGACCACTTGGAGGGCGAGTACTGCAACTCCAACTCCTGAGTCACGAAGGAGACCCGAATGAGGAATAATGgaagtgctacacacacacacacacacacacacgtttcaagGCAAAATCCATGTAATTACCTGGTTAGAAAGCCTGAAAACATCGACATTTAACAAAGCTTTACACTGTACCTATGAAACTACAGTATAGCGAAGATTAATAGTATCAGTATAGGAGTATCGAGTGCCAATCATGAAGGTCAACAGAGCCTCGttaaagcaaaaatataaaagCTTGAAAGCACGAATCTATTTCAGTTCAAGATAAAACTCTAAAACAATAAATTCTCTATGTAATTTGTACTTCTTGAGGTAAAGGAGAATCATTCTCTTTACCTCATGACGTTAGCCTATGGTAGACTTACGACATAACATACATTTgtgaggaaaatatttttctgAAAAGTGATATACCTTTCTACTACGCAAAATCCATCATGTAATAAAAATCAAGCTAAAACGTTACACTGTTTTATTTCGTATTGAATAGAATTCAGCATCTACGGAGCTCACATACAGATAATCCTTTCATTCTAACATTCAGACCGCCCGTCTTATTTCCCCATCACATCTAATTCTTAAACCAACATGCTAAGCTTGTTACTGACTTGTGAAATACACAGTAACAATACATACGTTTCTCTTCTGCGTTTCGTTAAAGGATGAAAATGACTTTTCCGTTCACTTTTTCTCCGGTTCCAGATCTGGTCTTTCCAGACCTCTGCCATAAACTGGACTTTCTCATGTAAAGAAAATATCAATCACACTGTACGACCTTTTCCAAACATCTAACGTCTGGCAGGTAAACGCAGGGAGAAacctaaatcctttttttttttggttgtttgtTTTACTGACACCATTTTGTCTCGAATGTTCCTTGATAAATAACCCATAAGAATACCTTCCACGATGACTGAATTTTAATGACGCGAAGTATATACGTTACCATGTCTTTAGAACGTGGATGTATCCTATCCTTTTCCATTATATCCTAACATATCAGAGAATCAGTTGTCAACGATATATATGGGCTGTCAAGCGTATAACATATCAACAAAAAACATGCCTCTCATTAACCTCATACTCACTGATTATGACAATAATTTACAGCACATTGATTGTCATTCCTCACTCACAAGAAGAAAACACTGTAATAAACAACAAAGATTCTGACCAAGGTCTTTATAGCTGGCCTAACATCTTCTGAGACAATTTTGTCATTGCACACCTTTTCACACTAAAATTTACGCAAAGTCAAACCCTGAGCGTGAAGAAGAACCACAATGAGAGATTAGCAACGCCATGACCTTACCTCAACATTCATGGACCTCCACTGAGGGTTGCCAGGGCCTTTCATCTGCTTGTTCCTCAAAGAATTCATCGCTGATCCTGCAGAGATAACATGCATAATATCGAATATAAGTCTTGCTAGTCATGCCTTAATAACATACAATACGTAACTAAACATCTGACGGGTGTTGGGTTCAGGCAAACAACTGCAACCAAGTAAATTGTTGCTTGTGAGCGCAAGTTAGCATCATGAAGTGTTAGTGAATGTTGTAACGGGATAACGTAGCTCTAAACGGTGGTTATGGAATGAAATCTAATTGTGTACTGAAGATCAGTTCAGCAGCAATAAGGGTTCTATAGTTAAGTGTAGTAGCAGTAAACTAAGGTGAGATCCGGCTAGGCTGCATACTTGTACCATTAATATAAAGAACCTTTTTTGGGAGAGTTTTTGTAAAATGTCTTCAAACTGTCAGGAAAGTTAGCTACAATACTACTGCCGATTAATACAGAGGACTAAATTCAGCAATCGTTTTTCACTTGTAATATTACAAAATCTTCCACGTCATAAAAgcgtacaatacacacacacacactgctcacaatCCCGCCTCATTAATTCTTGAAGTATGTGACCTCGGCTTGACATCCCTCCTCCAACAAATGTACCCTAACCATGCCGGCCCATGTATTACAATGTCCGTTACAAATTCGCGGCACAATGTTGCATcacacccctctctctaaccTCACACTAGTGAGAGCCAGCCACACTGATAAT is a genomic window containing:
- the KFase gene encoding kynurenine formamidase isoform X1 is translated as MNSLRNKQMKGPGNPQWRSMNVEELELQYSPSKWSKRLSAEEIISADLRVTQERSQAAKRAVKHRLNISYAEGPLAKLDVFGEDLPQASAVLAYVHGGYWQQVSKDVSAYMVEPLYQAGVVTVVVGYDLAPQVSVEKIVAEVEAAVIWTCKLARERGSKGVFLAGWSAGGQLITQVLSKIPFAAKNSQDTNLTLYKDLILGGVTISGVFDLRPLVSTYVNDPLQLTESTAWALSPLSGLDRLSRTWPKLRLLVAVGEQDSPEFRRQSWQYTQKCKTSGLKAEYVEVDGVDHFNIVEDLARKDFSLVKKILAFVETCVKDRKLKEVSK
- the KFase gene encoding kynurenine formamidase isoform X2, with protein sequence MNSLRNKQMKGPGNPQWRSMNVEELELQYSPSKWSKRLSAEEIISADLRVTQERSQAAKRAVKHRLNISYAEGPLAKLDVFGEDLPQVSVEKIVAEVEAAVIWTCKLARERGSKGVFLAGWSAGGQLITQVLSKIPFAAKNSQDTNLTLYKDLILGGVTISGVFDLRPLVSTYVNDPLQLTESTAWALSPLSGLDRLSRTWPKLRLLVAVGEQDSPEFRRQSWQYTQKCKTSGLKAEYVEVDGVDHFNIVEDLARKDFSLVKKILAFVETCVKDRKLKEVSK